A genomic region of Anaerolineales bacterium contains the following coding sequences:
- a CDS encoding UvrD-helicase domain-containing protein, producing the protein MLDLAVGLNPQQQQALLASAGPVLVLAGPGSGKTRVLTHRIAYLISELGVNPYNILAVTFTNKAAKEMNTRVENLLGGRPRGLTLGTFHSICARLLRQEAEHLPVNQNFVIYDSDDQLAIVRQALKDLNIDEKMHRAGGVHASISAAKNELALPEDMPVNSYRDEVVARVYQRYQQALLANNAMDFDDLLLWTAYLLDTNPTVRQKYAQRYEHILVDEFQDTNQAQYSLLKHLASVHRNLYVVGDTDQSIYRWRGADYRNVIRFEEDYPDAQVILLEQNYRSTQRILDAAMAVIDRNPHRTRKQLFTQRGGGDKVIYQQTLNEQETGKFIVETIASRVAEGARLGDFAVMYRTNAQSRLIEEAFLYANLPYKLVGAQRFYGRREVKDVLCYLRLVFNPNDEVSLNRVINVPTRRIGIKGQAVLRTLALQHKTTPGDLLMQLGAAPEDPRFAPLPSPTAQAMAKFGTLLAHWHALAEAGSEPMQLMDRILHDVDYHGYLMADDGPDDEAQDRWDNVQELRRLAAEYSGKTLPEFLENIALVSDQDTLDEAAEVPTLLTLHAAKGLEFPTVFITGLNDGTLPHQRALDDPEEMQEERRLFYVGITRAKDQLILLHNMYKSSYGYAEGTLPSRFLDDLPDELVEGGNQTRREHPNRPDRWQNPRQPSAPILQPKFTPGMNVLHPTWGEGMVLNSRIQDDDELVDIFFQGVGLKKVMAAFANLQPLPKGK; encoded by the coding sequence ATGCTAGACCTTGCCGTGGGCCTGAATCCACAACAACAACAAGCCCTGCTGGCCAGCGCCGGCCCGGTGCTCGTACTGGCCGGCCCCGGCTCGGGGAAAACTCGGGTACTCACCCATCGCATCGCCTACCTGATCAGCGAGCTGGGGGTCAATCCCTACAACATCCTCGCGGTGACTTTCACAAACAAAGCCGCCAAGGAGATGAATACCCGCGTAGAGAATCTGCTCGGCGGGCGCCCGCGCGGCCTGACCCTGGGCACCTTTCACTCGATCTGCGCGCGCTTGCTACGCCAGGAAGCCGAGCACCTGCCGGTCAATCAGAATTTCGTCATCTACGATAGCGACGACCAGCTCGCCATCGTGCGCCAGGCGCTCAAGGACCTCAACATTGACGAGAAGATGCACCGTGCCGGCGGGGTGCATGCCAGCATCTCCGCCGCCAAGAATGAGCTGGCCCTGCCCGAAGATATGCCCGTCAACAGCTATCGCGACGAGGTGGTGGCGCGCGTCTACCAACGCTACCAGCAGGCGCTGCTAGCCAACAACGCCATGGATTTTGACGACCTGCTGCTATGGACGGCCTACCTGCTGGACACCAACCCCACCGTGCGCCAAAAGTATGCCCAGCGCTACGAGCACATCCTGGTGGATGAATTTCAAGACACCAATCAGGCGCAATACAGCCTGCTAAAGCATTTGGCCTCAGTGCACCGCAATCTCTATGTAGTCGGCGATACTGACCAATCGATCTACCGTTGGCGCGGCGCCGATTACCGCAACGTGATCCGCTTCGAAGAAGATTATCCCGACGCCCAGGTCATTCTGCTGGAGCAAAATTACCGCTCCACCCAGCGCATTCTGGATGCGGCGATGGCGGTGATCGATCGCAACCCGCACCGCACGCGCAAGCAGCTCTTCACCCAGCGCGGCGGCGGGGACAAGGTGATCTACCAGCAAACGCTCAACGAGCAAGAGACTGGCAAATTTATCGTGGAGACGATTGCCAGCCGCGTGGCCGAGGGCGCCCGCCTAGGCGACTTCGCCGTGATGTACCGCACCAACGCCCAATCGCGCCTGATCGAAGAAGCCTTCTTGTACGCCAACCTGCCCTATAAGCTGGTAGGCGCCCAACGCTTCTATGGCCGGCGCGAGGTGAAAGATGTCTTGTGCTATCTGCGCCTGGTGTTCAACCCCAATGACGAAGTCAGCCTTAACCGCGTGATCAACGTGCCCACCCGGCGCATCGGCATCAAGGGCCAGGCGGTTTTGCGCACCCTGGCGCTGCAGCACAAAACCACCCCTGGCGATCTACTGATGCAATTGGGCGCCGCGCCCGAAGACCCGCGCTTCGCCCCGCTGCCTTCCCCCACCGCGCAAGCCATGGCGAAGTTCGGCACCTTGCTGGCCCACTGGCACGCCCTCGCCGAGGCGGGCAGCGAGCCAATGCAACTGATGGATCGCATCCTCCACGATGTGGATTACCACGGCTACCTGATGGCGGATGATGGGCCGGATGACGAAGCCCAGGACCGTTGGGACAACGTGCAAGAGCTGCGCCGCCTGGCCGCCGAATACAGCGGCAAAACCCTGCCAGAGTTTTTGGAGAACATCGCCCTGGTGTCAGATCAGGATACGCTGGATGAAGCCGCCGAGGTGCCCACCCTGCTGACCCTGCACGCGGCCAAGGGTCTCGAGTTCCCCACCGTGTTCATCACCGGCCTGAATGATGGCACCCTGCCGCACCAGCGCGCCCTCGACGACCCCGAAGAAATGCAGGAAGAGCGCCGCCTGTTTTACGTGGGCATTACCCGCGCCAAGGACCAACTGATCCTGCTGCACAACATGTACAAGAGCAGTTACGGCTACGCCGAAGGCACCCTGCCCTCGCGCTTTCTAGATGATCTGCCCGATGAATTGGTGGAAGGCGGCAACCAAACCCGCCGGGAGCACCCTAACCGCCCTGACCGTTGGCAAAATCCCCGCCAGCCCAGCGCGCCGATCTTGCAGCCCAAGTTCACGCCCGGCATGAACGTTCTGCACCCTACCTGGGGCGAGGGCATGGTGTTGAACAGCCGCATCCAGGATGATGATGAGCTGGTGGATATCTTCTTCCAGGGCGTGGGCCTCAAAAAAGTGATGGCGGCCTTCGCCAATTTACAACCACTCCCTAAAGGGAAATAG
- the galE gene encoding UDP-glucose 4-epimerase GalE — MHIFVTGGAGYIGSAVATQLLAAGHQVTIYDSLVTGHRAALPAAAHFIQADLADRSALQAALAAQPYEAVLHFAGFIEAGESMQNPGKYFDNNVSASFALLQAAQQAGVKRFVFSSTAAVYRSSDTPLSEASPLGPENAYGQTKLMVEEALEWYRRAHGMHFAALRYFNAAGAMPGHGEGHQPESHLIPLILQVALGQREQIAIYGEDYATPDGTCIRDYIHLQDLAAAHLLALDALGARDRMIYNIGSGEGFSVRQVIEMARQVTGHPIPAIDSPRRPGDAARLVASPALIQSELGWKAVHSSLESIVGSAWAWHQSHPHGYEE, encoded by the coding sequence ATGCACATTTTCGTCACTGGCGGCGCCGGATATATCGGTTCAGCCGTTGCCACCCAACTCCTCGCCGCCGGCCACCAGGTCACCATCTACGACTCGCTGGTAACCGGCCACCGCGCCGCCCTGCCCGCCGCGGCGCACTTCATCCAGGCCGATCTGGCCGATCGGTCCGCACTTCAGGCCGCGCTGGCTGCGCAGCCTTATGAAGCAGTGCTGCACTTCGCCGGCTTCATTGAAGCCGGGGAGAGCATGCAAAACCCCGGCAAGTACTTTGACAATAATGTCAGTGCCTCTTTTGCTCTTCTGCAGGCCGCCCAACAAGCGGGAGTAAAACGCTTCGTCTTCTCCTCCACTGCTGCGGTCTACCGCAGCAGCGATACCCCGCTGAGCGAAGCCTCGCCACTGGGGCCGGAGAACGCCTACGGGCAAACCAAGCTGATGGTGGAAGAAGCCTTGGAATGGTATCGCCGCGCCCACGGCATGCATTTCGCCGCGCTGCGCTACTTCAACGCCGCCGGCGCCATGCCAGGGCACGGCGAAGGCCACCAGCCGGAGAGCCATCTGATCCCGCTGATCCTGCAGGTGGCGCTGGGCCAGCGCGAGCAGATTGCCATCTATGGCGAGGATTACGCCACGCCAGATGGCACCTGCATTCGCGATTACATCCATCTACAGGATCTGGCTGCCGCCCACCTGCTGGCACTCGACGCGCTGGGGGCGCGCGATCGTATGATCTACAACATCGGCAGCGGGGAGGGCTTCTCCGTGCGCCAGGTGATCGAGATGGCCCGCCAGGTCACCGGCCACCCGATCCCGGCGATCGACAGCCCGCGCCGCCCAGGTGATGCCGCGCGCCTGGTGGCCTCCCCTGCCCTGATTCAAAGCGAACTGGGCTGGAAGGCTGTACACTCCAGTTTGGAAAGCATCGTGGGCAGTGCGTGGGCCTGGCACCAAAGCCACCCACACGGATACGAAGAATGA
- a CDS encoding nucleoside 2-deoxyribosyltransferase, with amino-acid sequence MRIYFACSIVGGRQDEAIYRHIVQALLDDGHTVPTAANAGVLAAGEPGMEIDLAPQEVYSRDIGWIDDSDALIAEVSTPSHGVGYEIGYALEYQKPVLCIFRQGVRVSKMITGNTKPGLTLADYANEQEAIEDVRNFLANLS; translated from the coding sequence ATGAGAATCTATTTCGCATGTTCCATTGTAGGCGGCCGGCAGGATGAGGCGATCTATCGCCATATCGTGCAGGCCCTGCTTGACGATGGCCACACCGTGCCCACCGCCGCGAACGCGGGTGTGTTGGCCGCGGGCGAGCCCGGCATGGAAATCGACCTGGCTCCGCAGGAAGTCTACAGCCGCGACATTGGCTGGATCGATGATAGTGACGCCCTGATCGCCGAAGTCAGCACGCCCTCCCACGGGGTCGGCTATGAGATCGGCTACGCGCTAGAGTATCAAAAACCGGTGCTGTGTATCTTCCGCCAAGGGGTGCGCGTCTCCAAGATGATCACGGGCAACACCAAGCCCGGCCTGACCCTGGCAGACTACGCCAATGAGCAGGAAGCGATTGAGGATGTGCGCAACTTCCTGGCCAATTTGAGCTAG
- a CDS encoding response regulator, which yields MPKQVLLSLSQAPLAAHMAQHVLEPAGYTVQVALDTAALQAALAASQPDVLFLGELAGADAFELAERIKAEQPTLPVVFLAAHASQEQLLRGVQLGFVDYLTLPVEPLVLLEAASRGLERKRRWEGWLRKETGRVTGTLTRRLAELESILQQVNDGVMLVDREHKVLMVNRAMRKAFSLGSRDPVGRPVQDVIPNRELHELLRKPPAETAHIEIKSPAGRSYDVRLSLIAGIGTAISLLDITNLIELDHLRKDFVNTVSHDLRSPLTAILGYVELIERAGPVNPQQAEFIKRVKTSVYTTTELIDDLLDLGRVEVGLIDELAPVDMPAIVQASLDALQGQIENKQLTVKLAVPQDVPAVLGSHTQLGQVAANLIGNAVKYTPAGGEVRVLLRREQNQLILHVADSGPGIPLEEQGKIFDRFYRATNALPSIPGTGLGLAIVKTIVENHRGRIWVDSKVGEGSIFTVVLPLAKP from the coding sequence GTGCCCAAGCAAGTCCTGCTCTCTCTTTCTCAAGCGCCACTGGCTGCCCATATGGCCCAGCATGTGCTGGAGCCTGCGGGGTATACCGTGCAGGTAGCGCTCGATACAGCAGCATTGCAGGCGGCATTGGCGGCCAGCCAACCCGATGTATTGTTCCTTGGTGAATTGGCCGGCGCGGATGCGTTTGAGCTGGCCGAACGCATCAAGGCTGAACAGCCCACGCTGCCGGTGGTGTTCCTGGCCGCGCACGCCTCGCAGGAGCAGTTGTTGCGCGGTGTGCAGCTCGGCTTCGTCGATTACCTCACCCTGCCGGTCGAGCCGTTGGTGCTGCTGGAAGCGGCCAGCCGCGGGCTGGAGCGCAAGCGGCGTTGGGAAGGCTGGCTGCGCAAGGAAACCGGCCGCGTTACAGGCACGCTCACCCGGCGCCTGGCCGAACTCGAAAGCATTCTGCAACAAGTCAATGATGGCGTGATGTTGGTGGACCGCGAGCACAAGGTGCTCATGGTCAACCGGGCCATGCGCAAAGCCTTCTCGCTGGGCAGCCGTGACCCGGTGGGCCGCCCGGTGCAAGACGTAATCCCCAATCGTGAGCTGCATGAGCTGCTGCGCAAACCACCGGCGGAGACTGCTCATATTGAGATCAAGAGCCCGGCGGGGCGCAGCTACGATGTGCGCCTTTCACTGATCGCTGGGATCGGCACGGCGATCAGCCTGCTGGATATTACCAATCTGATCGAGCTGGACCATTTACGCAAAGACTTTGTCAACACCGTTTCGCATGATCTGCGCTCGCCACTGACCGCTATCCTCGGCTATGTGGAGCTGATCGAGCGTGCCGGGCCGGTAAACCCGCAGCAGGCCGAATTCATCAAGCGCGTCAAGACCAGTGTGTATACCACCACCGAGTTGATCGATGATCTGCTGGATCTGGGGCGCGTGGAGGTGGGCCTGATCGACGAGCTGGCGCCTGTAGACATGCCGGCGATCGTGCAGGCCAGCCTGGATGCCTTACAAGGCCAGATTGAAAACAAGCAGCTGACAGTGAAGCTGGCCGTGCCGCAGGATGTCCCGGCGGTGCTGGGCAGCCATACACAATTGGGGCAGGTGGCCGCCAACTTGATCGGCAATGCGGTGAAGTACACACCGGCGGGCGGCGAAGTGCGCGTGCTGCTGCGCCGTGAGCAAAACCAACTGATCCTGCATGTGGCCGATAGCGGGCCGGGCATCCCGCTTGAGGAGCAGGGCAAGATCTTTGATCGCTTCTACCGCGCTACGAATGCGCTGCCGAGCATTCCCGGTACCGGGTTGGGCTTGGCGATCGTGAAGACGATCGTGGAGAACCACCGCGGGCGCATCTGGGTGGATTCCAAAGTGGGGGAGGGCAGTATTTTTACCGTGGTGCTGCCGCTGGCGAAGCCCTAG
- a CDS encoding J domain-containing protein, producing MEYKDYYKVLGVGRDASADEIKKAYRKLALQYHPDRNPDDKSAEDKFKEVNEAHQVLSDPEKRAKYDQLGSAYTQWERGGQPGGFNWGQWANRGGNEQYADPADVFGGRMGGFSDFFEQIFGGGFTQTATRQSRRAQPAPAYEQAIGISLEEAFRGGTRLLQLDGKRLEVKIPAGAQTGTKIRMAGAANGSDLYLVVEVGADARFSREGDNLRCEITLDLATAAAGGEVRVPTMDGEVVLTVPAGTQPGQSFRLKGKGMPKLRQPSQRGDLFAQVRVRIPKVTNPDEKAFLENLTQ from the coding sequence ATGGAATACAAAGACTATTACAAAGTGCTGGGCGTAGGCCGGGATGCCAGCGCGGATGAGATCAAAAAAGCCTATCGCAAGCTGGCCCTGCAATACCACCCCGACCGTAACCCGGATGACAAAAGCGCGGAAGACAAGTTCAAAGAGGTTAACGAAGCCCATCAAGTGCTGAGTGACCCCGAAAAACGTGCCAAGTATGACCAATTGGGCAGCGCCTACACGCAATGGGAACGCGGCGGCCAACCCGGCGGGTTCAACTGGGGCCAATGGGCCAACCGCGGCGGCAACGAGCAATATGCTGACCCGGCCGACGTGTTTGGTGGCCGCATGGGCGGCTTCTCTGATTTCTTTGAGCAGATCTTTGGTGGCGGTTTCACCCAAACCGCCACGCGCCAAAGCCGCCGCGCCCAACCCGCGCCTGCTTACGAACAAGCCATCGGCATCAGTCTCGAAGAAGCTTTTCGCGGCGGCACGCGCCTGCTGCAACTGGATGGCAAGCGGCTGGAGGTAAAGATCCCCGCTGGCGCCCAGACGGGCACCAAGATTCGCATGGCCGGCGCCGCCAATGGCAGCGACTTGTACCTGGTGGTGGAGGTTGGCGCGGATGCGCGCTTCAGCCGTGAAGGGGATAACCTGCGCTGCGAAATCACGCTGGATCTGGCCACCGCGGCCGCGGGTGGCGAGGTGCGCGTACCCACCATGGACGGCGAAGTAGTGCTGACCGTGCCGGCGGGCACGCAGCCGGGGCAATCCTTCCGGCTGAAGGGCAAGGGCATGCCCAAATTGCGCCAACCCAGCCAGCGCGGTGATCTGTTTGCGCAGGTACGCGTGCGCATTCCTAAAGTAACCAATCCTGACGAGAAGGCTTTTCTCGAAAATCTCACTCAGTAA
- a CDS encoding trypsin-like peptidase domain-containing protein, giving the protein MQPKRTRSFVAAISVLVLATLACGTIRLPDASQALQNFSEQVQEQMENMQLPQIQSNPQIQVSSDMLSQQEALVSLYEAVSPGVVSIAVATQQGSGQGSGFVYDVQGHIVTNFHVVENAQYIEVTFPSGFQAIGKVIGEDRDSDLAVLKIEAPASELTPLVIGDSDTLHVGQYVVAIGNPFGLSGSMSLGVISSKGRSLESLNFAPDTNQYFSAGDILQTDAAINPGNSGGPLLNLYGEVIGVNRAIRSFSFNDSGDALNSGVGFAISSNIVKRVVPSLIATGHYEYPYLGLSSTSNLSLAAARELGLQDTKGALVANVVAGGPSDKAGLRQGDMIVAIDGRHVKNFDELISYLFSHASPGDVVQLDVLREGQPQQIELTLGARPVSP; this is encoded by the coding sequence ATGCAACCAAAGCGCACACGTTCGTTTGTAGCCGCCATCAGCGTGCTGGTGCTGGCTACGCTGGCCTGTGGCACGATCCGCCTGCCGGATGCTTCCCAAGCCCTGCAAAACTTCAGTGAGCAGGTGCAAGAGCAGATGGAGAACATGCAGTTGCCGCAGATACAAAGCAACCCGCAGATCCAGGTCTCCAGTGACATGCTCTCGCAGCAGGAGGCGCTGGTTTCGTTGTATGAAGCCGTGAGCCCGGGCGTGGTTTCGATCGCCGTGGCCACGCAGCAAGGCAGTGGCCAAGGCTCTGGTTTTGTGTACGATGTGCAAGGCCACATCGTCACCAATTTCCATGTCGTCGAAAACGCCCAATACATCGAAGTGACTTTTCCGTCTGGCTTTCAGGCGATTGGCAAAGTCATCGGCGAGGACCGCGATTCGGATCTGGCCGTGCTCAAGATCGAGGCCCCGGCCAGCGAGCTGACCCCCTTGGTGATCGGCGATTCGGATACGCTGCATGTGGGCCAGTATGTGGTGGCGATCGGCAACCCGTTCGGGTTGAGTGGCAGCATGAGCCTGGGCGTGATCTCCAGCAAAGGGCGCTCGCTGGAATCGCTGAACTTTGCCCCTGATACCAACCAATACTTTAGTGCCGGCGATATTTTGCAAACCGACGCGGCGATCAACCCCGGCAATTCCGGCGGGCCGCTGCTCAACCTGTACGGCGAAGTCATCGGCGTCAACCGGGCGATCCGTTCGTTCAGCTTCAACGATTCGGGCGATGCGTTGAACTCCGGCGTGGGCTTCGCCATCTCCTCGAATATCGTGAAGCGCGTTGTGCCCAGCTTGATCGCCACCGGCCACTATGAATATCCCTACCTGGGGCTGAGCAGCACCAGCAACCTCAGCCTGGCGGCGGCGCGCGAACTGGGCCTGCAGGATACCAAAGGCGCCCTGGTGGCCAATGTGGTGGCCGGCGGCCCCTCGGACAAAGCCGGCCTGCGCCAGGGCGATATGATCGTGGCGATCGATGGCCGGCACGTCAAAAATTTTGACGAGCTGATCTCTTACTTGTTCAGCCATGCCAGCCCCGGAGATGTAGTGCAACTGGACGTGCTGCGTGAGGGCCAACCGCAACAAATTGAGCTTACGCTGGGGGCGCGCCCCGTTTCTCCGTAA
- a CDS encoding GNAT family N-acetyltransferase, with protein MAAVTLRPITAENVHAILKLRVAAAQEKFVASNAYSLAEALFQPKAWYRAVYAGETPVGFMMMEEDPEQGRYYLWRFLIGAEHQGKGYGYQAMQLLIERVKQLPKATEMTLSYVPDEHSPQPFYKKLGFVDTGEVDEDELIMRLTF; from the coding sequence ATGGCCGCAGTCACTTTGCGTCCCATCACCGCGGAGAATGTGCACGCCATTCTGAAATTGCGTGTGGCTGCCGCGCAAGAGAAGTTTGTGGCCTCTAACGCCTACTCGCTGGCCGAGGCGTTGTTCCAGCCAAAGGCCTGGTATCGTGCGGTCTATGCCGGCGAAACGCCCGTAGGCTTTATGATGATGGAAGAAGACCCGGAGCAAGGCAGATACTACTTGTGGCGCTTTTTGATCGGCGCCGAGCACCAGGGGAAGGGCTATGGCTATCAGGCAATGCAATTACTGATCGAGCGCGTAAAGCAGTTGCCCAAGGCCACCGAGATGACCTTGAGCTACGTGCCTGATGAGCACAGCCCACAGCCCTTTTATAAGAAGCTCGGCTTTGTAGATACGGGGGAAGTAGATGAAGATGAGCTCATCATGCGGCTCACATTCTGA
- a CDS encoding DNA translocase FtsK: MAKKKRTTKKSSRNQSAYEPQILPALESFWNSISPDRKLDALGILLAGLGILTLLLVFSDSPGNLGAAWVRLLRAGFGWGLYLFPLALIVLGGWLVLRHFERIPPLRLRRLLGIGLLLGNVLFLLHAFLFPLDAGAALQIAEQGMGGGRVGAGLYNALLAGLGPAGMWVSALTWLVIAVLLSFDLPASSLVAWLPPLLATLRRQPTSAAPPEWEVYPPLEPDYPAEPELPVASPAAPAVVSPQQQAEMQQLAEQIEEEIAEAAPAAAPVWELPALADMLDPGDVLTFSADADRQRGELIEETLHSFGAPARVVEINRGPTITQFGVEPEFVETRGGRTRVRVGKIAALADDLALALAASRIRVQAPVPGKGYVGIEVPNEQIGRVALRDVVESEAFNRLRSPLRFALGQDVAGNAVSADLAAMPHLLIAGATGSGKSVCVNALICCLLLNNTPETLRLIMIDPKRVELTGYNGIPHLLTPVVVEIDRVVGILQWVTHEMDKRYQKFSKVGARHITDYNQRVQPASDKLPYLVVIIDELADLMMVAPDQTEKLITRVAQLARATGIHLVLATQRPSVDVVTGLIKANFPARIAFAVASTTDSRVILDQPGAERLLGKGDMLFQPPDAPAAVRLQGAFLAESEITRITTHWRSFAGSAEQVHPGAPRLTTDHEGEETLARDLPLKQIPIWEEIEEIQNQDEQDSIFDEAVDLVRRRGRASISMLQRRLRIGYTRSARIIEQMEARGIIGPQKPGAQHREVLDYGGGDAPPVGE, encoded by the coding sequence ATGGCTAAAAAGAAACGCACCACCAAAAAAAGCTCGCGCAACCAAAGCGCCTATGAGCCGCAAATCCTGCCGGCTCTCGAATCGTTCTGGAACAGCATCTCGCCAGACCGCAAGCTGGATGCGCTCGGCATCCTGCTGGCCGGGCTGGGCATCCTCACCTTGTTGCTGGTCTTTTCCGATTCGCCCGGCAACCTCGGGGCGGCCTGGGTGCGCTTGCTGCGTGCCGGCTTCGGCTGGGGGCTCTACCTCTTCCCGCTGGCGCTGATCGTCCTCGGCGGGTGGCTGGTGCTGCGCCACTTTGAGCGCATCCCTCCACTGCGCCTGCGCCGCCTGCTCGGCATCGGCCTGCTACTGGGCAACGTACTGTTCCTGCTGCACGCCTTCCTCTTTCCGCTGGATGCTGGCGCGGCGCTGCAGATCGCCGAGCAAGGCATGGGCGGCGGGCGCGTGGGCGCCGGGCTGTACAACGCCCTGCTGGCCGGCCTTGGCCCGGCGGGCATGTGGGTCAGCGCGCTCACCTGGCTGGTGATCGCCGTACTGCTCAGCTTTGATCTGCCCGCCAGTAGCCTGGTGGCCTGGCTGCCACCCTTGCTGGCCACACTGCGCCGCCAGCCCACCAGCGCGGCCCCACCCGAGTGGGAGGTCTATCCTCCGTTGGAGCCTGATTACCCCGCCGAGCCTGAGCTGCCCGTGGCCAGCCCAGCGGCGCCGGCGGTGGTGAGCCCGCAACAACAAGCCGAGATGCAGCAACTGGCTGAACAAATTGAGGAAGAGATCGCCGAAGCAGCCCCGGCGGCAGCCCCCGTGTGGGAATTGCCCGCGCTGGCTGATATGCTCGACCCCGGCGATGTACTTACCTTCAGTGCCGACGCCGACCGCCAACGCGGTGAACTCATCGAAGAAACCTTGCACTCCTTCGGCGCGCCGGCCCGCGTGGTCGAGATCAACCGCGGCCCCACCATCACCCAGTTTGGCGTAGAGCCAGAATTTGTTGAGACGCGCGGTGGCCGCACGCGTGTACGCGTCGGCAAGATCGCTGCCCTGGCGGATGATCTGGCCCTCGCCCTGGCCGCCTCACGCATTCGCGTGCAGGCGCCCGTACCGGGCAAAGGCTATGTCGGCATCGAGGTGCCCAATGAGCAGATCGGCCGCGTGGCGCTGCGCGATGTGGTCGAGAGCGAAGCGTTCAACCGCTTGCGCTCGCCACTGCGCTTCGCCCTCGGGCAGGATGTAGCTGGCAATGCCGTCTCGGCGGATCTGGCCGCCATGCCGCACCTGCTGATCGCCGGCGCCACCGGCTCCGGTAAATCCGTGTGCGTCAACGCGCTGATCTGCTGCCTGCTGCTCAACAACACGCCGGAAACACTGCGCCTGATCATGATCGACCCTAAGCGCGTCGAGCTGACCGGCTACAACGGCATCCCGCATTTGCTCACTCCGGTAGTGGTCGAGATCGATCGCGTCGTCGGTATTCTGCAGTGGGTCACGCATGAGATGGACAAGCGCTACCAGAAGTTTTCCAAAGTGGGGGCGCGCCACATCACGGATTACAACCAACGCGTCCAACCCGCGAGCGACAAGTTGCCCTATCTGGTCGTCATCATTGATGAACTGGCAGACCTGATGATGGTGGCGCCAGACCAAACCGAGAAGCTGATCACACGTGTAGCTCAATTAGCGCGTGCCACCGGCATCCATTTGGTGCTGGCCACCCAACGCCCCTCGGTGGACGTGGTCACCGGCCTGATCAAAGCCAACTTCCCGGCGCGTATTGCCTTCGCCGTGGCCAGCACCACCGATAGCCGCGTGATCCTTGACCAGCCCGGCGCCGAACGCCTACTGGGCAAGGGTGACATGCTCTTCCAACCGCCAGATGCGCCCGCCGCGGTGCGCTTGCAAGGCGCCTTCCTGGCCGAGAGCGAGATCACGCGCATCACCACTCACTGGCGCAGCTTTGCCGGTAGCGCCGAGCAGGTGCACCCGGGCGCGCCGCGCCTCACCACTGACCACGAAGGCGAAGAAACCCTGGCGCGCGATCTGCCGCTCAAACAGATCCCTATTTGGGAAGAGATCGAAGAAATTCAGAATCAAGATGAGCAAGACAGCATTTTCGATGAAGCCGTAGACCTGGTGCGCCGCCGTGGCCGCGCCTCGATCTCGATGCTGCAGCGCCGTTTGCGCATCGGCTACACGCGCTCGGCGCGCATCATCGAGCAGATGGAAGCGCGCGGCATCATCGGGCCGCAGAAGCCCGGCGCCCAGCATCGCGAGGTGTTGGATTACGGCGGCGGCGACGCTCCGCCAGTGGGCGAGTAA
- a CDS encoding ribonuclease Z codes for MFEITFLGTSASAPSVHRGLSAHIIKHDEYRFLVDCGEGTQRQILKSGLGFKRLNHILITHGHLDHILGLAGLFSTFTRWETLEDIEIMAGSWTLERIEALLYGVRVIPKGKQNPVNVSLKAVAPGVIFETEDFDIRAFAVSHRGPDCLGFVFEEPARRPFLPEKAEALGVPNGPLRRDLVLGKTVTLPDGHTVQPHEVLGEEVKGAKLVHIGDTGRTDDVVEHCRAADALVIEATYLESERDMARDFAHLTARQAAELAAEAGVGKLLLTHISRRYRESDVLAEARAIFPNVVVARDFDTFQVKRGEVVKVED; via the coding sequence TTGTTCGAGATCACTTTTCTAGGCACCTCTGCCTCGGCGCCGTCTGTGCACCGCGGGCTCTCCGCCCACATCATCAAGCATGATGAGTATCGCTTTCTGGTGGATTGTGGCGAGGGGACGCAGCGCCAGATCCTCAAATCTGGCTTGGGCTTCAAACGCCTCAATCACATCCTGATCACCCACGGCCACCTGGACCATATTTTGGGTTTGGCTGGCTTGTTCTCCACCTTCACCCGCTGGGAGACGCTGGAGGATATTGAGATCATGGCGGGGAGCTGGACGCTGGAGCGCATTGAGGCGCTGCTGTACGGCGTGCGCGTGATCCCCAAGGGCAAACAGAACCCGGTCAACGTCAGCCTGAAAGCGGTGGCGCCGGGGGTGATCTTTGAAACTGAAGATTTTGACATCCGTGCCTTTGCGGTGAGCCATCGTGGGCCAGACTGTCTGGGCTTTGTGTTTGAGGAGCCCGCCCGCCGCCCGTTCCTGCCCGAGAAGGCCGAGGCGCTGGGTGTGCCGAATGGCCCGCTGCGCCGCGACCTGGTGCTGGGCAAGACGGTTACATTGCCTGATGGCCACACAGTGCAGCCGCACGAAGTGCTGGGCGAAGAAGTGAAGGGCGCCAAACTGGTGCACATTGGCGACACCGGCCGCACGGATGATGTCGTGGAGCACTGCCGCGCCGCAGACGCGCTGGTGATCGAGGCGACCTATTTGGAATCGGAGCGGGATATGGCGCGCGATTTTGCGCACCTGACGGCGCGCCAAGCGGCCGAGCTGGCCGCCGAGGCGGGCGTGGGCAAACTACTGCTCACGCATATCTCACGCCGCTATCGCGAGAGCGATGTGTTGGCCGAGGCGCGGGCGATCTTCCCCAATGTGGTTGTGGCGCGTGATTTTGATACGTTCCAGGTAAAGCGGGGCGAGGTGGTGAAGGTGGAGGATTGA